A window of Apium graveolens cultivar Ventura chromosome 8, ASM990537v1, whole genome shotgun sequence contains these coding sequences:
- the LOC141680164 gene encoding uncharacterized protein LOC141680164, with the protein MLLQPLRPDPQVPPVVPVVTFKQFQSVKPLEFEDSADPTKARAWLKEMEKTFALFKVEADQKINFASYFLKGEANYWWESKKALEGEGVVTWDRFTELFLEKYFPRFMKNRMEITFLELKQGNLSVTDYESKFTELARFVPEQVNTDKKRAKIFQQGLKP; encoded by the coding sequence ATGTTACTACAACCACTTCGTCCAGACCCACAAGTACCACCAGTTGTACCTGTTGTTACTTTCAAACAGTTCCAGTCGGTAAAGCCTCTAGAATTTGAAGATTCAGCAGATCCTACCAAGGCAAGGGcctggttaaaagagatggagaaaacATTTGCGTTGTTTAAAGTGGAAGCAGATCAGAAGATAAATTTTGCTAGTTATTTCTTGAAGggagaagctaattactggtgggagtccaagaAAGCACTTGAAGGCGAGGGTGTAGTAACTTGGGATAGATTCACCGAGCtttttctggaaaagtatttccccCGTTTTATGAAGAACCGGATGGAAATTACTTTCTTGGAATTGAAGCAGGGAAATTTGTCAGTCACTGATTATGAAtccaagtttactgaattggctaggtttgttccagagcaggtaaATACCGATAAAAAGCGGGCTAAGATATTCCAACAGGGATTGAAGCCGTAG